From the Vibrio algarum genome, one window contains:
- a CDS encoding TIM barrel protein — translation MKQLVNLNLDIKQSGMFQSEDSLILFAKQNGLDGLEGNLYALSTNTEKVKPHTVGLHLPFHPYFHLLLGSKKDLLDYCENWRTVEQLFGVTSYEDLVAVYSQYFNLAEQLDVEYVVFHPVICDQKGIYTQRFPWSLQYSLDLCASLLNQALAASSFSKKLLFENLWWKKSFTLESRHEYDYLRSRVDYDNCGICLDTGHMMATNPNLSSQHSAIDWLEKRIHHLDISDEVYTMHLNASLGGAYLEQVSQTRKVVKDSEFWHQFGHDLKHISVVDPHLPFYTPQAHRLLDIVRPNNLVHELRQDSFEQWQRYLNIQQDAISTTIMQAAS, via the coding sequence ATGAAACAACTGGTTAACTTAAATCTAGACATTAAACAAAGTGGCATGTTTCAAAGTGAAGATTCGTTAATACTATTTGCTAAGCAGAATGGCTTAGATGGTTTAGAAGGTAACCTATATGCATTGTCAACCAATACAGAAAAGGTAAAGCCACATACAGTTGGACTTCATCTTCCGTTTCATCCCTATTTCCATTTACTGCTTGGAAGTAAAAAAGACCTACTCGATTACTGTGAAAATTGGCGAACCGTAGAACAACTTTTTGGCGTTACGAGCTACGAAGATCTAGTTGCGGTGTATAGTCAGTATTTCAATTTGGCCGAACAACTCGATGTTGAATACGTGGTTTTTCATCCTGTTATTTGCGATCAGAAAGGTATTTATACTCAACGTTTTCCTTGGTCACTTCAATATTCATTAGATTTGTGCGCCAGTTTGCTCAATCAGGCATTAGCAGCAAGTTCATTCTCAAAAAAACTGCTTTTTGAGAACCTTTGGTGGAAGAAAAGCTTTACGTTAGAATCTCGCCACGAGTATGACTATCTGCGCTCGCGCGTTGATTACGATAACTGTGGCATTTGTTTAGATACAGGCCACATGATGGCAACCAATCCAAACTTGTCTTCACAACATTCGGCAATAGATTGGCTCGAAAAGCGAATTCATCATCTCGATATCTCCGACGAGGTCTATACCATGCATCTAAATGCGAGCTTAGGTGGCGCATACTTAGAGCAGGTTAGCCAAACGAGGAAAGTCGTAAAAGACAGCGAATTTTGGCATCAGTTTGGGCATGATCTTAAGCATATTTCAGTCGTCGATCCGCATTTACCTTTTTATACTCCGCAAGCACATCGCTTACTAGATATTGTCAGGCCTAATAATTTGGTCCATGAACTGAGACAAGATTCGTTTGAACAGTGGCAGCGATATTTAAACATTCAACAAGACGCGATTTCAACCACGATAATGCAGGCTGCATCATAA
- a CDS encoding efflux RND transporter periplasmic adaptor subunit, with product MNKLSHLIICSVSAVSLIGCNQAQVTANNAPEYRTLQVVQLQNPNALMTKTFNGTVYSHEQAGLAFRVPGTIDQILVKTGQEVVKGQLIARLDPHDYQVTLEELQARKLEALSAHKLANSELRRVKQATKDDAIASVNLDRAISGYERSLSAIKVVDKNIQRANDMLKYTELRAAFDGVVASIEFEQYEQALPGIPVITLQDNKQLEVEVDVPENLIELFKIGQHGSVSWYDSSEFLDARVIEISPMPHLIKQTYAVTYALDYQNESVFPGKSVTVRTQNGDSDASYCVPYSAIVGQKETMFVNLVREEKVAQIPVELTSLDAYQACITGAMNSGDYVVVSGSNYLRDGDSASKLTIRNQ from the coding sequence ATGAACAAGTTATCCCATTTAATTATTTGCTCGGTCAGCGCTGTATCGCTTATTGGTTGCAATCAAGCGCAAGTGACCGCCAACAACGCCCCTGAATACCGGACCCTGCAAGTTGTCCAACTTCAAAACCCTAACGCATTAATGACGAAAACCTTCAACGGTACAGTTTACTCTCATGAGCAGGCTGGATTGGCTTTTCGTGTCCCGGGAACAATAGATCAAATATTGGTAAAAACGGGGCAAGAAGTCGTAAAAGGTCAGTTAATCGCTCGTCTAGACCCGCATGATTATCAAGTGACTTTAGAAGAGTTACAGGCGAGAAAGTTAGAAGCTCTGTCGGCGCATAAATTAGCAAATTCAGAGCTAAGACGAGTAAAGCAAGCGACGAAAGATGATGCTATTGCTAGCGTTAATCTCGACCGAGCAATCAGTGGATACGAGCGTTCTTTGTCCGCAATAAAAGTCGTGGATAAAAATATTCAACGAGCGAATGACATGCTCAAATACACAGAGCTTCGGGCTGCTTTTGATGGCGTGGTTGCCAGCATAGAGTTTGAACAATATGAGCAAGCACTCCCTGGCATTCCAGTTATAACACTGCAAGACAATAAACAATTAGAAGTTGAAGTAGATGTACCCGAAAATCTGATTGAGTTATTCAAAATAGGTCAACATGGCTCAGTATCTTGGTATGACTCGAGTGAATTTCTCGATGCACGCGTGATTGAAATTTCCCCAATGCCACACCTAATAAAACAAACTTATGCAGTGACGTATGCACTTGATTACCAGAATGAGTCGGTATTTCCCGGAAAATCAGTGACGGTGAGAACCCAGAACGGCGATTCTGATGCCTCATATTGCGTACCTTATTCCGCCATTGTTGGGCAAAAAGAGACCATGTTCGTCAACCTAGTAAGAGAGGAAAAAGTGGCCCAAATACCCGTAGAGCTTACTTCGTTGGATGCTTATCAAGCCTGTATCACTGGAGCGATGAACAGTGGTGATTATGTGGTGGTAAGTGGTTCAAACTACCTTCGTGACGGTGACAGTGCCAGCAAGCTAACCATAAGAAATCAATAA
- a CDS encoding efflux RND transporter permease subunit — MFNLAEFAIRQRTFVLIFTVISIVAGIYSYFDLGKLEDPSFTVKTAVVVTLYPGASAQEVEAQVTDTIETKLQEMGELNRLRSLSRPGMSMVFVDIKESLNSKELPQQWDLLRRKVEDVKLTLPSTAQISIVQDEFSEVYGMLFAIHSHDAKPEELREYGEELQRQIKSVTGIKKVELHGVQPRTVYIDMPDERLSQYGLSLAQVWSQLNSQNMTFEAGKFDVGTERIRVNQSSEFQSLEDIRNLVIKGGVSNFGSSIIRLGDIADVTMGYKTPALVENRFNGVPSVTLAVSPGQGINVVSLGDTITTIIDTYQASLPLGVEITKVAFQPEEVQKSIDNFVGNLLESVGIVFIVLLIFMGFKSAAIVGGSLLLTILLTLIYMNVVDISLHRVSLGTFILALGMLVDNAIVVTDMIIAKLNKGLERTQAAIEAVKETATPLLGATIIAIMGASPVLFSKTDAAEFAGSVFYIIASSLLLSWLVAVTFTALMCWIFIKPSKQTSSNKSSLYKKWISWTVDHPVKALSALIPLIAVTAIAVPSVAINFIPQSDRPIVFLDYWLPNGAKIEQTSSDMKKIEEWLLEQPEVESISSSIGASVPRFSVTVEPEPLDTAYGQVLINVQNYHAISTLVERGDKWLSEQFSDAEPRFRGLKLATSDKYSVEARFSGPDVNVLHDLADQAKAIMATDPGSKYVRDDWRQQSKVIKPLVNQEKARRAGINRADIAFAMKRASNGMPLGQMNLNDELIPIQLRSSDQSMSSLETLPVKSLLGLHTVPLGQVVDGFELSTEETMIWRRDRVKTITAQAGVDRSTTPANVRNAVLEQIEAIELPPGYSMEWGGEYYDEYKAVSDIMNQLPKALLIMVVILVYMFNGFKQPVIILATIPLAATGATFALLGFSKPFGFMALIGAITLMGMIIKNGIVLIDQIELERANGKSLSEAIKEATINRTLAISMGALTTAFGMIPLLSDLLFDQMAATIIGGLAAATVLSLFVMPAFYKLAYKEKAADPDSQARESSVPETQQV, encoded by the coding sequence ATGTTCAATCTAGCTGAGTTTGCGATTCGTCAGCGAACGTTTGTGCTGATCTTTACCGTGATAAGTATCGTTGCAGGTATATACTCTTACTTTGATTTAGGTAAGCTCGAAGATCCAAGCTTTACGGTAAAAACTGCCGTCGTTGTGACACTTTATCCAGGTGCTTCCGCTCAAGAAGTGGAAGCGCAAGTTACCGACACTATAGAGACCAAGCTCCAGGAAATGGGTGAATTGAACCGCTTACGTTCGTTATCCAGACCGGGTATGTCTATGGTATTTGTCGATATTAAAGAGAGCCTTAATTCGAAAGAGTTGCCACAACAGTGGGATCTGTTACGTCGCAAAGTTGAAGACGTTAAGCTGACGCTACCAAGTACGGCGCAGATTAGCATTGTTCAAGATGAATTTTCAGAAGTCTATGGGATGCTTTTTGCCATTCATAGCCATGACGCTAAGCCTGAAGAGTTACGTGAATACGGCGAAGAACTTCAACGTCAAATCAAAAGCGTAACTGGGATTAAAAAAGTCGAGTTACATGGTGTTCAACCAAGAACCGTTTATATCGATATGCCAGATGAGCGACTTTCGCAGTATGGTCTATCTCTCGCTCAAGTTTGGAGTCAACTGAATAGTCAAAATATGACGTTCGAAGCAGGAAAGTTTGATGTTGGGACTGAGCGAATTCGAGTTAATCAAAGTAGTGAGTTCCAATCGCTGGAAGATATCCGAAATTTAGTGATTAAAGGGGGAGTGAGTAACTTTGGTTCTTCAATCATCCGTTTAGGTGATATCGCGGACGTTACTATGGGTTACAAAACACCAGCGTTAGTAGAAAACCGCTTTAATGGTGTGCCTTCAGTAACGCTTGCGGTAAGTCCTGGTCAAGGGATTAATGTCGTATCTTTAGGCGATACGATCACCACAATTATTGATACTTATCAAGCAAGTTTACCGCTAGGTGTTGAGATTACCAAAGTGGCTTTTCAGCCAGAAGAAGTACAGAAATCGATAGATAATTTCGTCGGAAATCTTCTCGAAAGCGTTGGGATCGTCTTTATCGTGCTGTTGATATTCATGGGCTTTAAGAGTGCTGCAATTGTTGGAGGGAGCTTGCTTCTGACCATTTTGCTTACGCTCATTTATATGAACGTTGTCGACATATCTTTGCATCGTGTTTCATTAGGTACCTTTATCCTTGCGTTGGGTATGTTGGTGGATAACGCGATTGTGGTTACTGATATGATCATAGCGAAGTTAAATAAGGGATTAGAGAGAACGCAGGCCGCAATTGAGGCCGTTAAAGAAACCGCAACGCCACTGCTAGGTGCGACGATTATAGCCATTATGGGTGCGAGTCCGGTGCTGTTTTCTAAAACAGATGCCGCTGAATTCGCAGGTTCGGTATTTTACATTATTGCTTCGTCATTATTGTTGTCGTGGTTGGTTGCGGTGACCTTTACGGCGCTGATGTGTTGGATATTCATCAAGCCGAGTAAGCAAACATCTTCAAACAAAAGCAGTCTTTACAAAAAATGGATAAGTTGGACCGTTGATCACCCGGTGAAAGCACTGAGTGCTTTAATACCACTCATAGCGGTGACTGCGATAGCAGTACCGTCAGTAGCGATTAACTTTATCCCTCAGTCTGATCGCCCGATCGTGTTTTTAGACTATTGGCTACCAAATGGCGCGAAGATTGAACAAACGTCGAGCGATATGAAGAAAATTGAGGAATGGCTATTGGAACAGCCAGAGGTTGAGAGTATTTCATCCTCTATAGGCGCTAGTGTGCCAAGGTTTTCTGTAACGGTAGAACCTGAACCACTCGATACGGCTTACGGCCAAGTTCTAATAAATGTACAAAATTATCATGCCATTTCTACTCTTGTAGAGCGTGGTGATAAATGGCTTTCCGAGCAGTTTTCAGATGCTGAACCACGCTTTAGAGGACTTAAGTTAGCGACATCGGACAAATATTCTGTAGAAGCACGGTTCTCCGGTCCAGATGTGAATGTTCTACACGACTTGGCGGACCAAGCAAAAGCGATCATGGCGACAGATCCCGGTTCTAAATATGTGAGAGATGATTGGCGTCAACAAAGTAAAGTCATTAAGCCTCTTGTTAACCAAGAAAAGGCGCGTCGAGCAGGTATCAACCGAGCGGATATTGCGTTTGCAATGAAGAGAGCATCCAATGGCATGCCGCTAGGGCAGATGAACCTAAATGACGAGTTGATACCTATTCAATTAAGATCTTCAGATCAATCTATGTCTTCTCTTGAAACACTACCGGTTAAGTCTCTACTTGGTTTGCATACGGTTCCACTTGGGCAGGTTGTTGATGGATTTGAGTTAAGTACCGAAGAGACTATGATCTGGCGTCGCGATCGAGTAAAAACCATAACGGCTCAAGCCGGCGTCGATCGTTCAACAACACCTGCAAACGTGCGCAATGCAGTGCTTGAACAGATTGAAGCGATAGAATTGCCACCGGGTTATAGCATGGAGTGGGGTGGTGAATACTATGACGAATATAAAGCCGTCTCTGACATCATGAACCAATTACCAAAAGCGTTGTTAATCATGGTCGTTATTCTGGTTTATATGTTTAATGGCTTTAAGCAGCCGGTCATTATTCTTGCGACCATACCATTGGCAGCAACAGGTGCGACGTTTGCCTTACTGGGCTTTAGTAAGCCATTTGGCTTTATGGCACTGATTGGCGCGATCACTTTGATGGGGATGATTATTAAAAACGGCATCGTGTTAATTGATCAAATCGAACTTGAAAGAGCCAACGGAAAATCGTTATCAGAGGCAATTAAAGAAGCAACAATAAACCGTACATTAGCAATATCCATGGGGGCTTTGACGACAGCCTTTGGCATGATCCCACTACTGAGTGATCTTCTTTTCGATCAGATGGCAGCAACCATTATTGGTGGTTTGGCTGCTGCGACGGTGTTATCTCTGTTTGTAATGCCTGCATTTTATAAATTGGCTTATAAAGAAAAGGCGGCTGACCCCGATAGTCAGGCTCGTGAATCATCTGTTCCAGAAACACAGCAAGTGTAG
- a CDS encoding LysR family transcriptional regulator, translating into MKVSDLKLFIKVVELGSFTAAANALDLPRANVSRRINDLESTLRTPLFHRTTRSLSLTNQGESYYLDLLKAVEMIDSANQALIHNADTIKGKVKLGLVSETHDILQPILFSFLDRYPDVELDVRVISNGFIDMHNQGLDISFHGGELIDSDLVARKLIQLDRCLVTSQSYIDKFGQPSCVEELTNHHAICLRWPTGEVDKRWHFEHTSITVNSKLVSNSVAFLKSATISGRGIAFLPKILVADEIADGRLVQILSQSSVIEEHGYILYNQPKTLNLATKTLIDYLLEEVPKNY; encoded by the coding sequence TTGAAGGTTAGTGATTTAAAACTGTTTATTAAGGTAGTCGAGTTAGGCAGTTTTACTGCAGCGGCTAATGCACTTGATTTACCCAGAGCAAATGTGAGTCGCCGTATTAATGATTTAGAAAGCACATTACGTACGCCACTTTTCCACCGTACAACGCGAAGCTTGTCATTAACCAATCAAGGTGAGTCCTATTATCTTGATTTGCTCAAAGCGGTTGAGATGATTGATTCTGCTAATCAAGCCTTGATACATAATGCAGACACCATAAAAGGCAAGGTGAAGCTGGGTCTTGTCTCAGAAACCCATGATATTCTTCAACCAATTCTATTTAGTTTTCTTGATCGCTATCCTGATGTTGAGCTTGATGTTCGGGTGATAAGTAACGGCTTTATTGATATGCACAACCAGGGTTTGGATATCTCTTTTCATGGTGGTGAGCTTATCGATTCAGACTTGGTTGCTCGTAAGCTTATACAGCTCGACCGATGTTTGGTTACTTCGCAGAGTTATATTGACAAATTCGGTCAGCCTTCTTGTGTTGAGGAGCTAACGAATCATCATGCTATATGTCTGCGATGGCCAACGGGTGAAGTCGATAAACGGTGGCATTTCGAGCATACTAGCATTACCGTTAATTCAAAGTTGGTCTCTAACAGTGTTGCGTTTTTGAAAAGTGCGACTATTTCAGGTAGAGGAATTGCGTTTTTACCTAAAATTTTGGTTGCAGATGAAATAGCTGATGGCAGGTTAGTGCAAATATTGAGTCAATCATCTGTGATAGAAGAGCACGGTTACATACTCTATAACCAGCCTAAGACACTTAATCTAGCAACGAAAACTCTTATCGATTATCTATTGGAAGAAGTACCTAAAAACTATTAG
- a CDS encoding DUF3187 family protein produces the protein MNKLLLTLIVVACFNAYANQPLYSYAQSPLHSNVLSLQLRDANPQPIGSFELKTAYTQASIWAETNEFMFDYYQNSVDLALSYQVNTIWKSEVAFKRIKAKDNGLDELTKNFHDLFGIGHNGRDEVPQDRFYLSIPNESIEISDFKGETLTRSISSYNELSLYQSNPLSISAGATLYYNDVHDGPFARTSFEQGIQLNTRYSASVYHLYSSLGLVHRNSDVSETVLVDSAGFVSVGYQYDFNNVHSLLVESHNYKGWATSNTTFAEPSNEVLLGYRYRQSNTAVEAFMTENVRNMDNSTDIAFTIVIRVRL, from the coding sequence GTGAATAAGCTCTTACTAACATTGATTGTCGTTGCATGCTTTAACGCTTACGCTAACCAGCCACTATATTCCTACGCACAATCGCCTCTTCATTCGAACGTATTATCACTCCAGTTACGTGATGCTAACCCACAACCCATTGGGTCGTTCGAACTAAAAACAGCTTACACTCAAGCAAGTATTTGGGCCGAAACCAATGAGTTTATGTTTGACTACTATCAAAACAGCGTGGATTTAGCGCTCTCTTATCAAGTAAATACTATTTGGAAATCTGAGGTTGCATTCAAACGAATCAAAGCAAAAGATAATGGGTTAGATGAACTGACGAAAAACTTCCATGACCTGTTTGGTATCGGGCACAACGGTCGGGATGAAGTTCCACAAGATCGGTTTTATTTATCTATCCCAAATGAGAGTATCGAAATCAGTGACTTTAAAGGTGAAACCCTAACGAGGTCGATTTCCTCATATAATGAGTTAAGTCTGTACCAGAGTAACCCACTATCAATATCAGCAGGCGCTACGCTTTATTATAACGATGTCCACGACGGTCCATTCGCACGAACCAGTTTTGAACAAGGCATACAACTAAATACTCGCTATTCTGCCAGTGTCTACCATCTCTACTCTTCGCTTGGGTTGGTACACCGTAACAGCGATGTATCTGAAACTGTGTTGGTAGATTCTGCCGGCTTTGTTTCTGTTGGGTATCAATATGATTTTAATAATGTTCATAGCCTTCTAGTTGAATCTCATAACTACAAGGGGTGGGCAACCTCCAATACAACCTTTGCAGAACCATCGAATGAAGTATTGCTGGGCTATCGCTACCGCCAGTCAAATACTGCTGTGGAGGCATTTATGACTGAAAATGTTAGAAACATGGATAACAGTACTGATATCGCCTTCACCATCGTAATACGAGTACGGCTTTAA
- a CDS encoding patatin-like phospholipase family protein — protein MRSISILLFTLVSIAGCSSKGTTSNQSIQPTQKSSYSLSETSRQQHSTTAVLLTFSGGGTRAAALSYGVLKGLNEINYNSLQEESSLLDQVMAISSVSGGSFTAAYYGLYGEQVFERFEQDFLYRDVSRGLLDMLISPKYVFSNQTRTTAAANFYNESLFKDQTFADMREDGPLIIINASDLGGGVRFSFLQEYFDLLCSDILQYSVSDAVTASSAVPIIFEPVALRNFDQCESRSFYSENVQSSPHVKSTLKGLDSYANKKERPYVHLVDGGITDNLGLLAFYDITQSNLSFFNRLSNNIDTVVIIAVDASTQPKTSIDSTIEPPSTASTINAVTDIQLHRYNDMSKHLIIEKLTQWERESAERTTHFIDINLNNSVDVSSMNAIPTDFKLERDQVDALIGHGYQQIMEHSSLRYLE, from the coding sequence ATGAGATCAATTTCCATCCTTCTTTTTACCTTAGTATCTATTGCTGGATGCAGTTCCAAAGGTACAACCAGCAATCAATCCATACAACCCACTCAGAAATCATCTTACTCGCTTTCAGAGACATCACGCCAGCAACACTCGACTACGGCAGTATTATTAACCTTTTCAGGAGGAGGGACGCGTGCGGCCGCTCTTTCGTATGGTGTTCTAAAGGGACTTAACGAAATCAACTACAATTCCCTTCAAGAAGAATCCAGTTTGCTCGATCAAGTGATGGCTATTAGCTCTGTTTCAGGAGGAAGTTTTACTGCGGCCTATTACGGCCTATACGGTGAACAAGTATTCGAGCGCTTTGAACAAGATTTTCTGTATCGTGATGTTTCCCGTGGGTTGTTAGATATGTTAATTAGTCCTAAGTATGTTTTTTCTAATCAAACTCGCACCACAGCCGCCGCTAATTTCTACAACGAGTCCCTATTTAAAGATCAAACCTTCGCAGACATGCGAGAAGATGGACCCCTCATCATTATTAATGCGAGTGACTTAGGTGGCGGAGTCCGTTTTTCCTTTTTACAAGAGTATTTTGACTTACTTTGTTCGGATATCCTTCAATACTCGGTTTCAGACGCGGTCACGGCTTCTTCAGCGGTACCGATAATTTTTGAACCTGTTGCGCTAAGAAACTTCGACCAATGTGAAAGCCGATCTTTTTACAGCGAGAATGTTCAGAGCTCTCCTCATGTGAAAAGCACTTTAAAAGGCTTAGACAGTTATGCAAACAAAAAGGAACGCCCTTACGTACATTTAGTCGATGGTGGTATTACTGACAACCTTGGACTTTTGGCCTTTTACGACATCACGCAGAGTAACCTCTCTTTCTTCAATAGACTGTCTAACAATATCGACACCGTTGTCATCATTGCCGTAGATGCATCAACACAGCCAAAAACAAGCATAGATAGCACAATTGAACCTCCTTCAACGGCAAGTACTATCAATGCGGTAACCGATATTCAACTGCACCGATACAATGATATGTCTAAACATTTAATCATCGAAAAGCTAACACAGTGGGAGCGAGAAAGTGCGGAACGAACGACGCATTTTATCGATATAAATCTAAATAACTCCGTCGACGTCAGTTCTATGAACGCAATTCCAACAGATTTTAAATTAGAGCGAGATCAAGTGGATGCACTGATAGGTCATGGCTATCAACAAATCATGGAGCACTCATCGCTTAGGTATTTAGAATAA
- a CDS encoding 4Fe-4S dicluster domain-containing protein: MKEEEKAPNEGRRNFLKLGGATAAVATVGVGAATGFVLGREPDQDTGWGRTAAGKDMFFDREPFQVDWAPTLIKVGKTERPDREDFLFWRLDMIGKAIHGGWDPSLGPKTCPDERVVRYYSKWPERWPEMMEAFKQRAISGQMQHKYLDRFLISHAYDHANHASMYGENGVSVNWPLPPEGDPSIADYKSIYDDQYGDPSSGGATISTDSASDGKEANKNRPIVKKREFKTPAHATKLIKKVANQMGCSFVGITKVDPDFVFKNIMRGMEGGGEHWGDKIPDHWKSVIVLGVPMSWDGMYAAPGYGTSYEAYSVVRFAAGKLEVFLNRLGWAGRAMVPGGDYEMTLPPLAVKAGLGESSRNGSLITPEVGPNIRLACVVTDLEFEYDKPIDIGVRDFCNECKICATSCPSGSISMADEPDIVQRGYKIFEFNQDSCFRFWSSLPSDGQQGCRVCIAVCPYTRRNNWIHALVKEADPRDPTGITRKALLAMQHNFFYYPDAEAYAAPHNGGRLANYHQPPEWLRSEEFFKGINKDWDYDGNWEGF; encoded by the coding sequence ATGAAAGAAGAAGAAAAGGCTCCGAATGAGGGCCGCCGTAATTTCCTGAAATTAGGAGGTGCGACCGCCGCAGTAGCCACCGTTGGAGTTGGTGCGGCTACGGGCTTTGTACTCGGAAGGGAACCAGACCAAGATACTGGTTGGGGTAGAACGGCTGCTGGTAAGGATATGTTCTTTGATCGAGAACCTTTCCAAGTAGACTGGGCTCCGACGTTAATTAAGGTAGGTAAGACTGAGCGTCCTGATCGTGAAGATTTCCTATTCTGGCGCTTGGACATGATTGGAAAGGCGATTCACGGAGGTTGGGATCCTAGCTTGGGGCCTAAGACCTGTCCAGATGAGCGCGTTGTCCGTTATTATTCTAAATGGCCGGAGCGTTGGCCTGAAATGATGGAAGCGTTTAAACAACGAGCAATCTCTGGTCAGATGCAACATAAATATCTTGATCGTTTCCTCATTTCGCATGCTTATGACCATGCTAACCATGCTTCAATGTATGGCGAAAATGGCGTGTCGGTTAATTGGCCACTCCCTCCAGAAGGTGACCCGTCAATCGCTGATTATAAAAGTATTTATGATGATCAGTATGGCGACCCCTCTTCAGGTGGCGCAACAATTAGTACCGATTCTGCTTCAGACGGAAAAGAGGCCAATAAGAACCGACCTATTGTTAAGAAACGCGAATTCAAAACCCCTGCTCATGCAACAAAATTGATTAAGAAAGTAGCCAACCAAATGGGCTGTAGCTTTGTTGGTATCACAAAAGTTGATCCGGATTTTGTGTTTAAAAATATCATGCGAGGTATGGAAGGCGGCGGCGAACATTGGGGCGATAAAATCCCCGATCACTGGAAGTCCGTTATTGTGCTAGGTGTACCAATGAGTTGGGATGGTATGTATGCCGCTCCAGGATACGGCACATCTTATGAAGCATACAGTGTGGTACGTTTTGCGGCCGGTAAGCTAGAAGTCTTCTTAAACCGTTTAGGCTGGGCTGGTCGTGCAATGGTTCCCGGTGGTGATTATGAAATGACACTGCCACCATTAGCTGTAAAAGCGGGTTTAGGAGAATCATCACGGAACGGCAGTTTGATTACACCAGAAGTAGGGCCGAACATTCGCCTTGCGTGTGTCGTAACGGATCTAGAGTTTGAATACGACAAGCCTATCGATATTGGCGTACGAGATTTTTGTAACGAATGTAAGATCTGTGCAACTTCTTGCCCAAGTGGTTCTATTAGCATGGCTGATGAACCCGATATTGTGCAGCGAGGTTATAAGATTTTTGAGTTTAATCAGGATAGCTGCTTCCGTTTCTGGTCATCGTTACCATCTGATGGTCAGCAAGGGTGTCGTGTTTGTATTGCCGTATGTCCTTACACTCGCAGAAATAACTGGATACACGCACTGGTGAAAGAAGCGGATCCAAGAGACCCAACCGGTATAACACGAAAAGCGCTGCTCGCGATGCAGCACAACTTTTTCTACTACCCAGACGCAGAAGCCTACGCCGCACCGCACAATGGTGGCCGTTTAGCGAACTACCACCAACCACCAGAATGGTTGCGTTCAGAAGAGTTCTTTAAAGGTATTAATAAAGACTGGGATTACGACGGCAACTGGGAGGGATTCTAA
- a CDS encoding AraC family transcriptional regulator, translating to MISNIRFDNDSYLLGITADSVKDLIYRRGKVEITQPHRVDFYVLILITEGNGYHYIDNKLFHCRPGTLLVLSPLQVHYFDSNFHWDGYIITFQDSEIFPVDNLSANHAVTKAIRSVDIMDGLLDLVGREFNMLYEECHSHQDMVSGSLQRNLLQSILYKIFFRNSYTKQDVYRSKEFRCFQIFSDQIEKSFNQRHNVSDYTEDLRVSVKRLNSVCKKVKGMSAKQVIDARLLLEAKRLIGYTSAPISEIAFSLGFNEPTNLAKFFKRHTDISPTEFRNMSQFFSDNK from the coding sequence ATGATCAGCAATATTCGATTTGATAATGACAGCTACCTTTTAGGTATCACGGCTGATTCGGTCAAGGATTTAATCTATCGCCGAGGGAAAGTCGAGATAACCCAGCCCCATCGCGTCGATTTTTATGTATTGATTTTAATAACAGAAGGGAATGGTTACCACTACATCGATAATAAATTGTTCCATTGTCGACCTGGTACGTTGCTCGTTCTGAGCCCATTACAGGTCCATTACTTTGATTCTAATTTTCATTGGGACGGATACATAATTACCTTTCAAGATTCAGAAATCTTCCCTGTAGATAACCTCTCAGCTAATCACGCGGTTACTAAAGCGATTCGAAGCGTCGATATCATGGATGGTTTGTTGGATTTAGTAGGACGTGAATTCAATATGCTGTACGAAGAATGTCACTCACACCAAGATATGGTCAGTGGCAGCCTACAAAGAAACTTGCTGCAAAGCATTTTGTACAAAATATTTTTTAGAAACAGTTACACCAAACAAGATGTTTATCGAAGCAAAGAGTTTAGATGTTTTCAAATCTTTAGTGATCAAATAGAGAAGTCATTCAATCAACGACATAACGTGAGTGATTACACTGAAGATTTAAGGGTGTCTGTTAAGCGACTCAACTCGGTATGTAAAAAAGTTAAGGGTATGTCAGCTAAACAGGTAATAGATGCAAGATTACTATTAGAAGCAAAACGATTGATTGGGTATACCTCTGCACCAATTTCAGAAATCGCTTTTAGTCTGGGATTTAATGAACCCACAAATTTAGCAAAATTTTTTAAAAGGCATACTGATATTTCCCCAACAGAATTTCGAAATATGTCTCAGTTTTTCTCAGACAACAAATAG